A DNA window from Drosophila biarmipes strain raj3 chromosome 2R, RU_DBia_V1.1, whole genome shotgun sequence contains the following coding sequences:
- the LOC108022903 gene encoding transmembrane emp24 domain-containing protein 2, whose protein sequence is MLSLIVLFLILLKSARGFIITVDAHETMCFYDHANVSDKVTISFEVMEGGFKDVGVEISGPGDDPLHHSEQDTQGSFTFTAMKDGLYQLCFDNKMSTLTPKVLMFQFHIARALEYYQDTSKRWDDVIEQANAQSMINELSSKLGAVKMEQEYMHFRYRGHLEVSNMVEHRILAWSIFGPMLLIITTFLEVYYLKHFFEVRRVV, encoded by the coding sequence ATGCTGTCGCTCATTGTTTTATTCctaattcttttaaaatcagcTCGTGGCTTCATCATCACAGTGGACGCCCACGAGACCATGTGCTTCTACGACCACGCCAACGTCAGCGACAAGGTGACCATATCCTTCGAGGTCATGGAGGGCGGCTTCAAGGATGTGGGCGTGGAGATCTCGGGACCAGGGGACGATCCCCTCCACCACTCGGAGCAGGACACCCAGGGCAGCTTCACCTTTACGGCCATGAAGGATGGTCTCTACCAACTGTGCTTCGACAACAAGATGTCCACGCTGACCCCAAAGGTCCTCATGTTCCAGTTCCACATAGCCAGGGCCTTGGAGTACTACCAGGACACTTCGAAACGGTGGGACGATGTCATCGAACAGGCCAACGCACAGTCCATGATCAACGAACTGTCCTCCAAGCTGGGGGCCGTCAAGATGGAACAGGAGTACATGCACTTCCGCTATCGCGGCCACTTGGAAGTCAGCAACATGGTGGAGCACCGGATCCTGGCTTGGTCCATATTCGGACCCATGCTGCTGATCATCACGACCTTCCTGGAGGTGTACTACCTGAAGCATTTCTTCGAGGTCAGGCGAGTAGTCTAA